Sequence from the Atribacterota bacterium genome:
TAATCTTTTAGCAGAATTTTTTTATTGAGTGCAATTTGTTGAAAATTTATAATTAAATACTATCACTTATAATATTTTTTTTCAATATCAGCTATTCAAGATAAAAATATTATAATTCTTTACTTAATCTTAATCTAAAATCATAAACGTGATTCACTTTTTAAGCTGGACAAATAGAGAATTCCAGCTAAAATAATCAAAAAACCACTTATTTGATAAAAATCGGGAATCTCTTTCAATAAAAACCAGGCCAGTAATATGGATACTGCCGGATATGCTGAGATAATTGCAGTTGCCTTGGAAAGATTGATGCGTTTGATGGATTCATAGAAAGTATAATAGGTAAGGCCATAGATTACCAGACCGTAAAAGACAAGAATACCTAATATATTTAATTCTCTTAACTTTTCATATTCCTGGACTCCGAATACTTGACTGATTATAAACAAAAAAATACCTCCATATAATGTCCTCCCAGCTGCTATAAAAAGTGGACTTAACTCTCTTTGATTCAATAATCTTTTACTGAAAATATGACCTATCTGATAGCATAATGGTGTACCTATAACCAGCAAGTCTCCCCAATTTAAAGAAAAGGTACCCTGATAAATTACTAATAATGTTCCAAAAATAATAACTGTAGTGGCAATTATTTGTCGGAATGTTACTTTTTCTTTTAATATAATATATCCTATAAAAAGAGCATAAATCGGCTCTACCTGTAACAGAATTGAGGAGTTTATTCCACTAGTTATCCTGACACCATAAAAAAATAAAATATTAGATATAGTTGTACCAAAGAATCCAATCAATAATAGAGAAAGAAAATACTTTCTGTTTATGAGTTTTTTAATTGATTCTGATCTGTATAATATTATTAAAATTAAACCAGCCGCCGCTATCAAGTTAGTCAAAGCTGCAAAAAAAAGAGGATGAACCAGGGAGACACCATACTTACCAAGAATTGGTAATGCTCCATGGATAA
This genomic interval carries:
- a CDS encoding DMT family transporter; this encodes MEKKEKEGVILVIICVFIHGALPILGKYGVSLVHPLFFAALTNLIAAAGLILIILYRSESIKKLINRKYFLSLLLIGFFGTTISNILFFYGVRITSGINSSILLQVEPIYALFIGYIILKEKVTFRQIIATTVIIFGTLLVIYQGTFSLNWGDLLVIGTPLCYQIGHIFSKRLLNQRELSPLFIAAGRTLYGGIFLFIISQVFGVQEYEKLRELNILGILVFYGLVIYGLTYYTFYESIKRINLSKATAIISAYPAVSILLAWFLLKEIPDFYQISGFLIILAGILYLSSLKSESRL